Proteins encoded in a region of the Actinomycetota bacterium genome:
- the lnt gene encoding apolipoprotein N-acyltransferase, translating to MYIKHLLFAAITGFLLVLSFPNFNYKALVWVGLLPLLIAIHEVSPKFGRRAFFLGLISGIIFFGGLTYWMLQLSRWVGIFALIAWISLALFEALFIACFSFGVQTLKHSSPWARLFTIPALWVALEYLRSMGVWGFSWGVLGYSQQTNPLLIQMARITGVYGISYVILMINVLLLEIYFYLIGNKSTIQRALLKRVCVVATILIFVLMWGFYSLKSGISKDRSLKVSAVQASIPQEEKWSFEGKEDIETIHTNLTLEAGRGNPDLIIWPETAVPGYLLEEGYFFGEIKDIARRLKCYLLIGSLHLEDAKQYNSAFLISPLGEVVGRYDKLHLVPFGEYIPLRPIFSRIKTIAGLGKDVDPGREFTVFTIDKGKFSVVICFESANPMLCRRMVTRGAQLLITITNDAWFGRTAAAEQHVQITALRAVENGIYAIQAANTGVSAIIDPHGCIFKRTALFDRRILACKGYFTEGSTFYLRYGDLFALLCLLVGSGAFLKKCC from the coding sequence ATGTACATAAAGCACCTTCTCTTCGCTGCCATCACTGGATTTCTGCTGGTACTTTCCTTCCCCAATTTCAACTACAAAGCGCTGGTCTGGGTCGGTCTTTTGCCACTACTCATAGCCATCCATGAAGTTTCGCCAAAGTTTGGCAGGCGGGCTTTTTTCCTCGGTTTGATCTCCGGTATCATCTTTTTCGGTGGTCTAACTTACTGGATGCTTCAATTAAGTAGGTGGGTGGGTATATTTGCTCTTATCGCCTGGATATCTTTAGCCTTGTTCGAGGCCCTTTTCATTGCCTGTTTTTCTTTTGGAGTTCAAACTCTTAAACACTCAAGTCCCTGGGCGCGTTTATTCACCATTCCAGCCTTGTGGGTGGCTTTAGAATATCTGCGATCCATGGGAGTTTGGGGATTTTCTTGGGGTGTCCTTGGCTACAGCCAACAGACCAACCCTCTCCTCATTCAAATGGCGAGGATAACTGGTGTCTATGGCATATCTTATGTGATTTTGATGATAAATGTGCTTTTATTAGAGATTTATTTTTATTTAATTGGCAACAAATCGACCATTCAGCGAGCGCTTCTGAAAAGGGTATGTGTGGTTGCCACGATCTTAATCTTTGTCCTAATGTGGGGTTTTTATTCACTCAAATCAGGTATCTCTAAGGACAGGAGTCTCAAAGTATCTGCGGTACAGGCCAGCATCCCTCAGGAAGAAAAATGGAGTTTCGAGGGGAAAGAGGATATCGAAACGATTCATACCAATCTCACCTTGGAAGCAGGGAGAGGGAATCCTGATCTAATTATCTGGCCCGAAACGGCTGTTCCTGGATATCTCCTTGAGGAAGGATATTTCTTTGGTGAGATCAAGGACATCGCACGTCGATTGAAATGCTATCTATTGATCGGAAGCCTTCACCTTGAGGACGCGAAGCAATATAATTCCGCATTCTTAATTTCTCCATTGGGGGAAGTCGTTGGGAGATACGACAAATTACACCTGGTACCCTTTGGCGAGTATATCCCCTTAAGACCCATTTTTTCACGGATAAAGACCATAGCCGGTCTGGGAAAGGATGTAGATCCCGGGAGGGAATTTACCGTCTTCACCATCGATAAGGGCAAATTCAGCGTGGTCATATGTTTCGAATCCGCCAATCCCATGCTCTGTCGGAGGATGGTCACAAGAGGAGCGCAGTTGCTCATAACCATAACCAACGATGCCTGGTTCGGAAGAACGGCCGCTGCTGAGCAGCATGTACAGATAACAGCTTTGAGAGCGGTGGAAAATGGGATATATGCTATTCAGGCTGCGAATACAGGTGTATCTGCAATCATCGATCCTCATGGGTGTATCTTTAAGAGGACCGCTCTTTTTGACAGGCGAATCCTCGCCTGTAAGGGATACTTCACTGAGGGCAGTACATTTTACCTGCGCTATGGTGACCTTTTTGCTTTACTATGTCTCCTGGTGGGAAGTGGAGCGTTTTTAAAAAAATGTTGTTGA
- the groES gene encoding co-chaperone GroES, translated as MELKPLGNRVVVKPSEKEERTKSGIVLPDTAKEKPQEGKVIAVGPGEYKEGKRVPMEVKVGDKVIYSKYGGTEVKIEGEEYLILREDDILAIVK; from the coding sequence ATGGAGTTAAAACCTTTAGGAAATCGTGTGGTAGTAAAACCTTCTGAAAAGGAAGAGAGGACGAAAAGCGGAATTGTTCTTCCGGATACCGCAAAGGAAAAGCCCCAAGAGGGCAAAGTAATAGCCGTTGGACCCGGTGAGTACAAGGAAGGCAAGCGGGTGCCGATGGAAGTCAAAGTTGGAGATAAGGTAATTTATTCCAAGTATGGCGGAACTGAGGTTAAAATCGAGGGCGAGGAATACCTCATCTTGCGTGAAGATGATATCCTAGCTATCGTTAAATAA
- the groL gene encoding chaperonin GroEL (60 kDa chaperone family; promotes refolding of misfolded polypeptides especially under stressful conditions; forms two stacked rings of heptamers to form a barrel-shaped 14mer; ends can be capped by GroES; misfolded proteins enter the barrel where they are refolded when GroES binds) — protein MPKILEFDEKARRALEEGANKLADTVKVTLGPKGRNVVLDKKFGTPTITHDGVTVAKEIDLEDVYENMGAQLIKEVATKTQDVAGDGTTTACVLAQAMIREGLRNVAAGANPMLLKRGIEKAVDTAVEQIEKLSKPIKTRDEIASVAAISAADQEIGDLVADAMEKVGKDGVITVEESQTIGTQLDIVEGLQFDKGYISPYMVTDSERMEAVLEEPYILIVNQKIAPVSDIIPVLEKVMKTGKPLLIIAEDVEGEALATLVVNKIRGTFQSVAVKAPGFGDRRKAMLQDIAIVTGGQVITEELGLKLENTTLDMLGRAAKIKVTKDDTTIVEGKGNPEAIKGRINQIRAEIEKSDSEYDREKLQERLAKLAGGVAVIKVGAATETELKEKKHRIEDALSATKAAVEEGIVAGGGVVLINTIPALQKMDKKGLSKDGITGIEIVQRALEEPMRQLAANAGFEGSIVVEKTKSLPKGQGLNVMTGEYTDMNKAGIIDPAKVTRCALQNAASIAAMVLTTEALVAEKPEEEKAAAGMPPGGMM, from the coding sequence ATGCCAAAAATTTTGGAGTTCGATGAGAAGGCGAGAAGGGCTCTCGAAGAAGGGGCAAATAAGCTGGCAGATACAGTAAAGGTGACTTTGGGTCCTAAGGGACGAAATGTTGTTTTGGATAAGAAGTTCGGTACGCCCACCATCACCCACGATGGAGTAACGGTTGCTAAGGAAATCGACCTGGAAGACGTGTATGAAAATATGGGCGCCCAGCTCATTAAGGAAGTGGCAACCAAGACTCAGGATGTGGCGGGCGATGGAACCACCACGGCTTGTGTCCTGGCTCAAGCCATGATTCGAGAGGGTTTGAGAAATGTTGCCGCTGGGGCAAATCCCATGCTCTTAAAGAGAGGCATTGAAAAGGCGGTGGACACAGCCGTCGAGCAAATAGAGAAATTGAGTAAACCCATCAAGACCAGGGATGAAATCGCTTCCGTTGCAGCAATTTCCGCTGCTGACCAAGAAATCGGCGATCTGGTAGCGGATGCCATGGAGAAAGTGGGCAAAGATGGTGTAATAACCGTTGAAGAATCGCAAACCATAGGAACCCAGCTCGATATCGTGGAGGGTCTACAATTCGACAAGGGATATATCTCTCCATATATGGTCACCGATTCCGAGCGAATGGAAGCTGTCCTCGAAGAGCCCTATATTCTCATCGTCAATCAGAAGATTGCACCCGTCTCCGATATCATTCCCGTTCTGGAGAAAGTGATGAAAACTGGTAAACCTCTACTCATCATCGCCGAGGATGTGGAGGGTGAAGCCCTGGCTACCTTGGTGGTGAACAAGATTCGAGGGACCTTTCAGAGTGTGGCCGTAAAGGCTCCCGGTTTCGGCGATAGAAGAAAAGCCATGCTTCAGGATATCGCCATTGTTACTGGCGGTCAGGTAATCACTGAGGAACTTGGATTGAAGCTTGAAAATACCACTCTGGATATGCTCGGAAGAGCCGCCAAGATCAAGGTAACAAAGGATGATACCACAATCGTCGAGGGGAAGGGTAATCCCGAAGCCATAAAGGGTCGCATCAATCAAATAAGGGCGGAAATCGAGAAGAGTGATTCCGAATACGATAGGGAGAAGCTGCAGGAACGCTTGGCCAAACTCGCCGGTGGAGTCGCCGTAATCAAAGTCGGTGCCGCCACTGAAACCGAGCTCAAGGAGAAGAAACACCGCATCGAGGATGCTCTATCCGCAACTAAGGCTGCGGTTGAAGAGGGAATCGTAGCCGGTGGAGGAGTGGTGCTCATAAACACCATCCCCGCTCTCCAGAAGATGGATAAGAAGGGTTTGTCAAAGGATGGGATCACCGGGATTGAAATTGTCCAGCGTGCCTTGGAGGAGCCCATGCGCCAGCTTGCAGCCAACGCTGGTTTTGAGGGCTCAATTGTGGTGGAGAAGACCAAGTCCTTACCAAAGGGACAAGGTCTCAATGTGATGACCGGAGAATATACCGACATGAATAAGGCTGGGATCATCGATCCGGCAAAGGTAACGCGTTGCGCTCTTCAGAACGCTGCAAGCATCGCGGCTATGGTCCTCACCACGGAGGCCTTGGTTGCAGAAAAGCCCGAGGAAGAGAAAGCTGCTGCGGGTATGCCCCCCGGGGGCATGATGTAA